The Meiothermus sp. CFH 77666 genome has a segment encoding these proteins:
- a CDS encoding GNAT family N-acetyltransferase, with product MHIHPFDFSEAHYRVYAAVREAAHPEVLLDIAVLKHLDQTRAQSDVLERFLVEQGGQAVGVMEFATPYYDPKPGALEVRYHLRPEAHSLEDAVWGFLMERLAPHSPKELLAQVREDWPEYRYLLAQGFAEVERRWESVLDLHGFDPAPFERPLPPEMALRPLSELPWQEEGFQRALYALETSLLQDVPSTEPINLWPFEVWQERTLNDPNLLPEGYFLALQGEQMVGVTMLFKSSRPQTLRTGLTGVLRSHRRRGLALALKLRALEFARRYGARYIRTANHQINRPMLAINEALGFIKEPATVLLRLNPVRQKPG from the coding sequence TTGCATATCCATCCCTTCGACTTTTCCGAAGCCCACTACCGGGTCTACGCCGCCGTGCGCGAGGCAGCTCACCCCGAGGTACTGCTGGACATTGCTGTTTTGAAGCACCTGGATCAGACCCGGGCCCAAAGCGATGTGCTGGAGCGCTTTCTGGTGGAGCAGGGCGGGCAGGCGGTGGGGGTAATGGAGTTCGCAACCCCCTATTACGACCCCAAACCGGGGGCGCTCGAGGTACGTTATCACCTGCGCCCGGAGGCACATTCGCTGGAAGATGCGGTGTGGGGCTTTTTGATGGAGCGGCTGGCTCCTCACTCGCCCAAAGAACTGCTGGCACAGGTGCGGGAAGACTGGCCCGAGTACCGCTATCTGCTGGCCCAGGGCTTTGCCGAGGTGGAGCGCCGCTGGGAGTCGGTGCTGGACTTGCACGGTTTCGACCCTGCCCCCTTTGAGCGCCCCCTGCCCCCTGAAATGGCCCTGCGGCCTCTGAGTGAGCTACCCTGGCAGGAGGAGGGCTTTCAGCGGGCCTTGTACGCCCTCGAGACCAGCCTGCTCCAGGATGTGCCCAGCACCGAGCCCATTAACCTGTGGCCCTTTGAGGTCTGGCAGGAGCGCACCCTGAACGACCCCAACCTGCTGCCGGAGGGCTACTTCCTGGCGCTTCAGGGAGAGCAGATGGTGGGCGTGACCATGCTCTTCAAGTCCAGCCGCCCCCAGACCCTGCGCACCGGCCTGACCGGGGTGCTCAGAAGCCACCGCCGCCGGGGCCTGGCCCTGGCCCTCAAGCTGCGGGCCCTCGAGTTTGCCCGGCGCTACGGGGCTCGCTACATCCGCACCGCCAACCACCAGATCAACCGGCCTATGCTGGCCATCAACGAGGCCCTGGGCTTCATCAAAGAACCGGCCACGGTGCTGTTGCGCCTCAATCCCGTACGCCAAAAGCCCGGCTAA
- a CDS encoding FAD-dependent oxidoreductase: MANQFDANRPLRVAVIGSGPSGIYAAEALIKQSETPVSVDVFDRLPTPYGLVRYGVAPDHQTIKSVTRVMQKVLQDPRVRFWGNVEFGRDLTLADLRRHYDAVVYTVGASSDRHLGIPGEDLPGSLSATEFVAWYNGHPDYKHLPIRLDVRGVAVVGMGNVAVDVARILAKSADELRTTDIADHALSVLAESQVTDIYMLGRRGPAQAKFTTKELRELGELPSADVVVKPEELELDEKSAASIADEPALQKNLEILREFAARPLTGKPRRIHIRFLVSPVAILGEGRVQKIRLEKNRLDENLNAVGTGVFEELEVGMVLRSVGYKGVPLPEVPFDSRKGVIPNQAGRVLREGQVAAGEYTAGWIKRGPSGVIGTNKACATETVKLLLEDAAHLPLAPDPDPEAIPRLLRERGVRYVTLEHWLRLDAHETTLGQAQGRPRVKVTSVEKMLEVVS, translated from the coding sequence ATGGCAAACCAGTTTGACGCAAACCGCCCCTTGCGGGTCGCAGTCATCGGTTCGGGGCCTTCAGGCATATATGCTGCGGAAGCCCTGATCAAGCAGAGCGAAACCCCTGTCTCGGTAGATGTGTTTGACCGACTCCCCACCCCCTATGGGCTGGTGCGCTACGGGGTGGCTCCCGACCACCAGACCATCAAGTCGGTGACCAGGGTGATGCAGAAGGTGTTGCAAGACCCCCGGGTGCGCTTTTGGGGCAATGTCGAGTTTGGCCGCGACCTGACCCTGGCCGACCTGCGCCGGCACTACGATGCGGTGGTGTATACGGTGGGGGCCTCGAGCGACCGTCATCTGGGCATCCCCGGCGAAGACCTGCCGGGGAGCCTCTCGGCTACCGAGTTTGTGGCCTGGTACAACGGCCACCCCGACTACAAGCACCTGCCCATCCGCCTCGATGTGCGCGGGGTGGCGGTGGTGGGGATGGGGAATGTGGCGGTGGACGTTGCCCGCATCCTGGCCAAGTCGGCAGACGAACTGCGAACCACCGACATCGCCGACCACGCCCTGAGCGTGCTGGCTGAGAGCCAGGTCACCGACATCTACATGCTGGGCCGCCGGGGCCCGGCGCAGGCCAAGTTCACCACCAAAGAACTGCGCGAGCTGGGCGAGCTGCCGAGCGCGGATGTGGTGGTGAAGCCGGAGGAACTCGAGCTCGACGAAAAAAGCGCTGCCTCCATTGCGGACGAACCGGCCCTTCAGAAGAACCTGGAAATTCTGCGTGAGTTTGCGGCCAGGCCGCTTACGGGCAAGCCGCGCCGGATACATATTCGCTTTTTGGTTTCGCCGGTGGCGATACTGGGCGAGGGCCGGGTGCAGAAGATTCGCCTGGAGAAGAACCGTCTGGACGAAAACCTGAACGCGGTGGGTACCGGGGTGTTCGAGGAGCTCGAGGTGGGGATGGTGCTGCGCTCGGTGGGCTACAAGGGCGTACCCCTGCCCGAGGTGCCCTTCGATAGCCGCAAGGGGGTTATCCCCAACCAGGCCGGGCGGGTGCTGCGCGAGGGCCAGGTGGCGGCAGGGGAGTACACGGCGGGCTGGATCAAGCGCGGCCCCAGTGGGGTGATTGGCACCAACAAAGCCTGTGCTACCGAGACGGTAAAACTGCTGCTGGAGGATGCCGCCCACCTGCCACTGGCCCCCGACCCCGACCCCGAGGCCATCCCGCGGCTCCTGAGGGAGCGGGGGGTGCGGTATGTGACCCTCGAACACTGGCTGCGCCTGGACGCTCACGAAACCACCCTGGGGCAGGCCCAGGGCCGGCCACGGGTCAAGGTGACCAGTGTGGAGAAGATGCTCGAGGTGGTGAGCTGA
- a CDS encoding SDR family NAD(P)-dependent oxidoreductase produces the protein MVEFSRDLLGLEQRIVMVTGAGRGFGRSVARSYARNGATVITVDPDVEMATAIASEVEQLGATAIPIRGDMSVVLDVMNTFEKIEELFGMLDGIVHVTSAESKTPFVELLEGEWYDLLNADVKSSLYVLQQGLRYLSGGGFVTLVLPPLQREQPHVAAIRGAVAGLIEGATRIFPTNVRVNGVIPSRDPVGEEHDRPLVRVAVALGSMVSEGVRGQLLEVLLPEPPHQPEIYDLLRELP, from the coding sequence ATGGTCGAATTTTCACGAGATTTGTTGGGTCTGGAGCAGCGTATCGTCATGGTGACGGGGGCCGGGCGGGGGTTTGGGCGTTCGGTGGCCCGCTCCTATGCCCGTAATGGGGCCACGGTCATCACCGTAGACCCCGATGTGGAAATGGCCACCGCGATTGCCTCCGAGGTTGAGCAGTTGGGGGCTACTGCCATTCCCATCCGGGGGGATATGTCGGTGGTGCTCGACGTGATGAACACCTTCGAGAAAATCGAGGAGTTGTTCGGGATGCTCGACGGGATTGTGCATGTTACCAGCGCCGAGAGCAAAACCCCCTTTGTGGAGCTTTTGGAGGGGGAGTGGTACGACCTGCTCAACGCCGACGTGAAGTCCAGCCTCTACGTGTTGCAGCAGGGCCTGCGCTACCTGAGCGGCGGGGGCTTCGTGACCCTGGTACTGCCCCCCTTGCAACGTGAGCAGCCCCATGTCGCAGCGATTCGCGGGGCGGTGGCCGGCTTGATTGAAGGGGCCACCCGCATCTTCCCCACCAACGTGCGGGTCAATGGAGTCATCCCCAGCCGCGATCCCGTCGGCGAGGAGCACGACCGACCCCTGGTTCGGGTAGCCGTGGCCCTGGGCTCGATGGTCTCGGAGGGGGTGCGGGGCCAGCTTTTGGAGGTTTTGCTGCCCGAGCCGCCGCACCAGCCGGAAATCTACGATTTGCTGAGGGAGCTACCGTGA
- a CDS encoding HD domain-containing phosphohydrolase: MGLVGAFISVIATTLLLAAHGGRERWGMTPFTMLASAMGLIALVSAFFMDVLGLYFGLVFTLQVGLLLVALEGEKRWKSTLGGLLLISVLALGLHNLMRFLDVPVMQVAQSMSVVNFRIAAQGLAMLLGGMLVWWLYPRLAVRNRIQALVVVLALINLLNVGLLFLVAREGLGELVASFLLQAVLIGPLLGLYLEWSRRQTHTRPIETAYTALLSTVEALAQGSEEELWPRLLESAVRVVPGAQAGSIRLRQGSDFVFVAQQGFGEGILGVRSSELETMAWHGNPAAWRQGQPRIANHADIQRILAAHQENELLARQLDQASANKVSQIRSTLCMPILLGGEVVAEINLDAFRDRAFSEQSVEVARQYALQVTVLLAAHRQQAELEARIHEFEVIEALSAALRGLKGTGEITKRLVRETIRLMNSEHAALLLIEPDGQHMRCYAAAGIFLEIKDQPVPQGQGFSWAAVETRAPIWSQQAHLDKRAFGRFKTPRPPFSEIVMPLFSSKGHPLGVLISARNGAGTFSDRDMRLMQVISNIAANTLERVRANESLEAEIAEKTALLELSQMLGGNDASLLPLALEKIRQMGHADCVVLGVLESEVFRTRAVAGDVRPGLARLLEKHLLLNHPVVQQMASGQPFQCGQTASRPELQALAVDGVHGLYMIGVVNETELRAGMVLLRYEPSQGWNDPENRLLEGAAQILGALLLRLEHTRQLEAAYEGALRAIGLALEARDRETAGHTDRVAALAEQLGRALGMSETELRDLRWGAYLHDVGKLTIPDAILLKPGKLTPEEFSTMKTHAPLGDDLVRNLPFVPPAARQIVRHHHERWDGRGYPDGLAAENIPLSARIFAICDVFDALCSERPYKAAMPPEMAAQELWRSVHGGHLDRRLVEVFLRTQGLEEAMRVSQAAD, translated from the coding sequence GTGGGACTGGTTGGGGCCTTCATCTCGGTAATTGCCACGACCCTGCTGCTAGCAGCGCACGGTGGGCGCGAACGCTGGGGCATGACGCCATTCACCATGCTGGCCTCGGCTATGGGCCTGATTGCGCTGGTGAGTGCTTTTTTCATGGATGTGCTGGGCCTTTATTTTGGCCTGGTGTTCACCCTGCAGGTGGGGCTATTGCTTGTGGCGCTCGAGGGGGAAAAGCGCTGGAAAAGCACCCTAGGGGGCTTACTGCTGATCAGCGTGCTGGCGCTGGGCCTGCATAATCTGATGCGTTTCCTGGATGTGCCGGTCATGCAGGTGGCCCAGTCCATGAGCGTCGTCAACTTTCGCATTGCGGCGCAGGGGTTGGCCATGTTGTTGGGGGGAATGCTCGTCTGGTGGCTTTACCCCAGGCTGGCGGTGCGGAACCGTATCCAGGCGCTGGTGGTAGTGCTGGCGCTCATCAACCTGCTCAACGTGGGCCTCCTGTTCCTGGTAGCCCGCGAGGGGCTGGGAGAGCTGGTTGCTAGCTTCCTCTTGCAAGCGGTGCTGATAGGGCCCTTGCTGGGGCTTTACCTCGAGTGGTCTCGTCGGCAGACGCACACCAGGCCCATCGAAACGGCCTACACGGCGCTACTGAGTACCGTAGAAGCCCTGGCCCAGGGTTCTGAAGAGGAGCTCTGGCCCCGGCTGCTGGAGTCGGCGGTGCGGGTGGTGCCGGGTGCTCAGGCCGGTAGCATCCGGCTGCGCCAGGGTTCCGATTTTGTCTTTGTGGCCCAGCAGGGTTTTGGGGAGGGCATCCTGGGGGTACGGAGCAGCGAGCTAGAAACCATGGCCTGGCACGGCAACCCGGCGGCCTGGCGGCAGGGCCAGCCCCGCATTGCCAACCACGCCGACATCCAGCGCATCCTGGCCGCGCACCAGGAGAACGAACTACTGGCCCGGCAGCTCGATCAGGCCAGCGCTAATAAGGTCAGCCAAATTCGCTCCACCCTGTGTATGCCCATCCTGCTGGGGGGCGAGGTGGTGGCCGAGATCAACCTGGATGCCTTTCGGGACCGGGCTTTTAGCGAGCAGTCGGTGGAGGTAGCCCGCCAGTATGCCTTGCAGGTCACGGTGTTGCTGGCGGCCCACCGCCAGCAGGCCGAGCTCGAGGCCCGCATCCACGAGTTTGAAGTGATCGAGGCCCTGAGCGCGGCCTTGCGGGGTCTCAAGGGCACCGGCGAGATTACCAAGCGCCTGGTGCGCGAGACCATTCGCCTGATGAACTCCGAGCATGCCGCCCTGCTTCTGATTGAACCCGACGGCCAGCACATGCGCTGTTATGCAGCGGCAGGCATTTTCCTGGAGATCAAGGATCAGCCGGTTCCTCAGGGCCAGGGATTTAGCTGGGCTGCAGTGGAAACTCGAGCGCCCATCTGGAGCCAGCAGGCCCACCTCGACAAGCGGGCTTTTGGGCGCTTCAAAACGCCCCGTCCACCCTTCTCGGAAATTGTGATGCCCCTGTTCAGCTCGAAAGGTCATCCCCTGGGGGTCTTAATCTCAGCCCGCAATGGTGCGGGCACCTTCAGCGACCGGGACATGCGCTTGATGCAGGTGATCAGCAACATCGCCGCCAATACCCTGGAGCGGGTGCGGGCCAATGAAAGCCTCGAGGCCGAGATTGCGGAAAAAACTGCCCTCCTGGAGCTTTCGCAAATGCTGGGCGGCAACGACGCTTCGTTGCTGCCTCTGGCCCTGGAGAAAATCCGCCAGATGGGGCACGCCGACTGTGTGGTTCTGGGTGTGCTCGAGAGCGAGGTTTTCCGTACCAGGGCCGTTGCCGGAGATGTGCGTCCGGGCTTGGCAAGGTTGCTTGAAAAGCACCTGCTCCTCAACCACCCGGTGGTACAGCAAATGGCCTCAGGCCAGCCTTTTCAGTGCGGTCAGACTGCATCTCGGCCAGAACTCCAGGCCCTTGCGGTGGACGGAGTTCACGGGCTGTACATGATCGGCGTGGTGAACGAAACGGAGCTTCGGGCCGGGATGGTACTACTCCGCTATGAGCCCAGCCAGGGCTGGAACGACCCAGAAAACCGTTTGCTGGAAGGGGCGGCACAAATCCTGGGGGCCCTGCTCTTGCGGCTGGAGCACACCCGGCAGCTCGAGGCCGCCTACGAAGGAGCCTTGCGGGCCATCGGTCTGGCCCTCGAGGCCCGCGACCGCGAGACCGCCGGCCACACCGACCGGGTGGCGGCCCTGGCCGAACAGCTAGGACGCGCCCTGGGCATGAGCGAGACCGAGTTGCGCGATTTGCGCTGGGGAGCCTATCTGCACGATGTGGGCAAGCTCACCATCCCCGATGCCATCCTGCTGAAGCCGGGCAAGCTCACCCCGGAAGAGTTCAGTACCATGAAAACCCACGCCCCTCTGGGCGATGACCTGGTGCGCAACCTGCCTTTTGTACCACCGGCGGCCCGCCAGATAGTGCGCCACCACCACGAGCGCTGGGATGGCCGCGGCTACCCGGATGGCCTGGCAGCTGAAAATATTCCCCTATCGGCCCGCATTTTTGCCATCTGCGATGTGTTCGATGCGCTCTGTTCGGAGCGGCCTTACAAGGCCGCCATGCCTCCGGAAATGGCAGCCCAGGAGCTATGGCGCAGCGTTCATGGCGGCCACCTCGATCGTCGCCTGGTGGAGGTATTCCTCAGAACCCAGGGGCTGGAGGAGGCCATGCGGGTCTCCCAGGCTGCCGACTAA
- the nrdR gene encoding transcriptional regulator NrdR: MNCPFCGNPDSRVLDSRPSDEGSVIRRRRECPACKRRFTTYERAQVEPLLVIKRSGRKETFDPNKLLRGLSLAAQKRPIDPEVLQEFAFGFEDTVKEMEITSEEIGLRSLAFLKELDPVAYIRFASVYREFDSLENFIEEVRKLDRKPGKGRKTQKMEEEDELNLADEAKLGTV, encoded by the coding sequence ATGAACTGCCCGTTTTGTGGAAACCCCGATAGCCGCGTGCTGGATTCCCGTCCTTCCGACGAGGGATCGGTCATTCGCCGCCGCCGGGAGTGCCCTGCCTGCAAACGTCGCTTTACGACCTACGAGCGGGCCCAGGTAGAGCCCTTGCTGGTGATCAAACGTTCAGGGCGCAAAGAGACCTTTGACCCCAACAAACTGCTGCGCGGCCTGAGCCTGGCCGCCCAGAAGCGCCCCATTGACCCCGAGGTCTTGCAGGAGTTTGCCTTTGGTTTTGAGGACACCGTCAAGGAAATGGAGATTACCTCCGAGGAGATTGGGCTGCGCTCCCTGGCATTCTTGAAAGAACTGGATCCGGTGGCCTACATCCGCTTTGCCTCGGTTTACCGCGAGTTCGATAGCCTGGAAAACTTTATCGAGGAAGTGCGCAAGCTGGATCGTAAGCCTGGCAAGGGCAGAAAAACTCAAAAGATGGAAGAAGAGGACGAACTCAATCTGGCCGATGAAGCCAAACTGGGTACGGTTTGA
- a CDS encoding GNAT family N-acetyltransferase — translation MLANPKIRPFEERDYPAIAEVLAAAWPDQVHTEAGLREHDDHAPEVRWGRFVAELDHQIVGVGEYTQFEGMYHPQKFGAWVTVKPSFRGQGIGKALYGAVLEALEPHHPISILSSTREDQPHALAWLHKLGFAEKMRYWESRLDVQNFDFAPWAGKIEAVEAAGFDLKSLKELEGDPDYKHKLYDLWLEARLDVPRPEAISEVRFEDYCKWVFESRYYLPEGHFVAVDKNTGQYVALSTLWKTDGPYLSTGLTGTRRVYRRKGLALALKLKGIRLAQAYGAREIRTGNEANNRAMLSINEALGFVKQPVWIDFVKQLEEA, via the coding sequence ATGTTAGCAAACCCGAAAATAAGGCCCTTTGAGGAACGCGACTACCCCGCCATTGCCGAGGTGCTGGCGGCGGCCTGGCCCGACCAAGTGCACACCGAAGCGGGGCTGCGGGAACACGACGACCACGCCCCCGAGGTCAGGTGGGGGCGCTTTGTGGCCGAGCTCGACCACCAGATTGTGGGGGTGGGCGAGTACACCCAGTTCGAAGGCATGTACCACCCGCAGAAGTTCGGGGCCTGGGTAACGGTAAAACCTTCGTTTCGCGGGCAAGGCATCGGCAAAGCCCTGTATGGGGCGGTGCTCGAGGCCCTGGAGCCCCACCACCCCATCTCGATCCTGAGCAGCACCCGCGAAGACCAGCCCCACGCCCTGGCCTGGCTGCACAAGCTGGGCTTTGCCGAGAAGATGCGCTACTGGGAGTCGCGGCTGGATGTGCAAAACTTCGACTTTGCCCCGTGGGCAGGCAAGATTGAAGCGGTAGAGGCCGCCGGTTTCGACCTCAAAAGCCTGAAGGAACTGGAGGGCGACCCCGACTACAAGCACAAGCTCTACGACCTCTGGCTCGAGGCCCGCCTGGATGTACCGCGCCCCGAGGCCATCAGCGAGGTGCGCTTCGAGGATTATTGCAAGTGGGTTTTCGAGAGCCGCTACTACCTGCCCGAGGGCCACTTTGTGGCTGTGGACAAAAACACCGGCCAGTATGTGGCCCTTTCCACCCTCTGGAAGACCGACGGCCCCTACCTTAGCACCGGCCTCACCGGCACCCGCCGGGTCTACCGCCGCAAGGGCCTGGCTCTGGCCCTCAAGCTCAAGGGCATCCGTTTGGCCCAGGCCTACGGAGCCAGGGAAATTCGCACCGGCAACGAGGCGAACAACCGCGCCATGCTCTCCATCAACGAGGCCCTAGGCTTCGTGAAGCAGCCGGTCTGGATTGATTTTGTGAAGCAGCTCGAGGAAGCCTGA